The genome window CAGGGCCAAGCCGACCACGCCGAAGTAGAACGGATGCATCGGCATGTCCTTGCGCCAGTTACCAAAGTCGAACGAGCTTTTTATCGCTCCGCTGATCGGCATCAGGTGCCCGAACTCGGACAGGTTCCACGCCAGGTAGGGCGTGACCATCAGCAGACCCAACGTTCCCGAGGCGACAATGCGCAGCAGGCCGCGCCGCTCATTGCGCGACTGAAACAGCGCGATCAAATACAGCGGCCCGACCAGGAAGATGAAGTCGACCCGCGAGAGCAGCAACAACCCGCTAAGCAGTCCGATCAGCGCAGCCCTTCCGGGAGTGCCAAAAGGATCGACCGGGCGCAGGTATACGGCAAGTAGTAATGCTAAGAGAACGAAGCCTAAGTAGGGCTCGAGGCCGTTGATCATCAGCTGCTGCACATCGTCGAAAAACATCAAAGCCGCCGGCGCCAGACCCCAGGCCGCAGAAATCCCGCGACCGACGCTGAGCAGCCAGATCAGGCAGAACAGCACGGCACAGGCCGTCTGCATCACAAGTACCGCGTGCAACAGTGACGCCGGATCCCCGGCCGAGAAACGAGCGAGCAGTGAACAAACCATAAAGTGCAGCGGCTGGAAACCGTTGGTCAACGTGCTGCCATCGAAACTGACGATCGATCGACGGGCCAGGTTGTCCGCGGTCTCGAGGTAGTACATCGCATCGTCGGGCACGCGCTGCATGTTCTCCGAGACCAGCAGGCGTACGTCGAGCAGCGCATAGTGCAACAGGTGCGCGGCCAGCCCCACCAGTAGTAACAACCCCAGGGCGATAACGAGCTTTTTCGACATGCGGCGCACATTATAGCCGCAAACGAGCCGTTTGCGGATCATAAGCTTGACCACTGAGCGGTCAACGCTGAAAATGACCGTCATGTCACACCGCGTACAAGAGCCTGGACAAGTCCGCTTTTTCGAGGACTCGCAGCTGGTCGGCGAACACTTCCAGCGGGCCACGCCCGACTATCCAGACGTGATTCAGCTCGAGATCACATCGGTCTGCAATCTACGTTGCGTGATGTGTCCGATCCAACTCGAGAAGCGCGAGCGCACGGCGGACGAGCGAATCATCAGCCTTGAAAGTCTGCACGAACTGCGCGAGTTGTTCGAAAACGCTTACGAGATCGAGCTAACCGGATTCGGCGAGTTCCTCTGTCACCCGCAGGTAATCCAGGCGCTGCGTCTGTTCCGCGAATGCGGTTTGAACGTGCACGCGACATCCAACGGCCAGCTGCTGACCGAACCCATCGCCAACGCCATCATTGAGGAACGGCTGATCGACCTGCTGGCTTTCAGCCTGGACGCGGCTACCAAGCCGACCCACGACGCGATCCGGCCCGGCGGCGACTTCGAGACAATCATCGAGAATATCAGCCGACTTGCGGAGCTGAAACGTGATGCAAAGACAGTGCTGCCGATCGTGCACCTGAACTTCCTGGCAATGGAAAAAAACATCGACGAGCTGCCCACGTTTATCGAGCTTGCCTCGCGCGTGGGCGCCGAGCAGGTGATCGTCCAGGGACTGTGCGAGGATACACAGGCCAGCGTGCTCTCCGCCCAAGGTGCAACGATGATCGAGGCCTACGAACGCGCCGCGGCACTTGCCGCCAAGCTCGGCGTCCGTCTCGAGTTCTGGTACATGCCTATCGACGCCCAGAAGATCAGCGGACCGACTGTCCGTAAGGTGCAGGTGACCCAGCCGTTACCCGGGCCCTCGCGCCTGGACTGCCTCTACCCCTGGGAGCGGGTGTTTATAAAGTCGAACCTCGACGTCCAGGTCTGCGCCACGCTCTGGGAGGAGCTGGTGATGGGCAACCTGCGCCACAGCAGCTTCGAGCAAATCTGGCGCAGCGAGGGCTATCGCCAACTGCGACAAGCGATGTGCGGAACTTCGCCTCCGATCGAATGCGCGCGTCACTGCACGAGCAAGGCCCGGCGCTCGCCACACACGATCGAGCAGCTCTCGACGTTCGTCGATTTGGGCAAGATCGACTACGACCAGCTCGGACTAGGGTTCTATCCTCGAGAAGTTGGCGACGACGGACGGCCGCACCGCTGGGTCAAGCGTCGCTCCACGGTCTTTCTGCGCAACGATGGCTCTCCACTCTTAACCATCGATCTCAACGTGCATCCAGCAGCGCCCGAACTTAGCGGCAGCCTTTGGATCAACAATAAAAGCGCTGCTCGTTTCCAGACCAAGGGACTATGGACAACGCCGTTGAGTTTCATTGTTCCGCCCACCGACGACGAGGTGCTCGAGATCGAGCTGCGATTTGAGCGCGATGTGAAAGGCGGCGAGATCGATCAGCGGGCTGTTCAACTCGGCGAGGCGAACCGTCCGCTGACCGCCATGGTCCACCGGGTGGAGCTTAAAGGCTCCATTGAGATGATTGGCGAGCTCATCGACTTTAACAGTGATCCGTCCGGACTATTCGACCTGGGCTGGTATCCGCAGGAGGAACTGGGCGATAGCCGCGGACGCTGGACCACCGATCGTGCGCGTTTCGCGCTACTGAACAACGGAGCGACCCATTTGCAGCTCGACCTCTGTGTTTGTGGAAAAGTGCCGGGGCAAAAAGTAAGTGTTTCGCTCTGCGACAATTTGATCGACGAGTTCACGGTCGAGCGTCCGGGAGCACTGCTGCGCAACATCAGCCTGCCGCAGTGCGACGATAAATATTTGGTCTTCGAATTGCGCATTGATCCGGCCTGGAACCCGCCGTTGCCAGACACCAGACAGCTCGGAGTGTTCCTCTCCGGCGCGCGACTGGCCCGACCCACGCTGCTTCGCAGGCTGCGCTCGCGATGAACGACGAACGCGACGACAGGCTGTTCTTCGAGGACACTGCGCTCTACCGCGAACACATGTCCGCGGCCAGGCTGCCATACCCTGAACGGATCCAGTTCGAGGTTACCTCCGAGTGCAACCTACGCTGCATCATGTGCCCGATCACCAGCGAGTCGGACCGCGGTCGCAGCGGCGAGAGCCTGCGCTATTCGCTCGAGGCCTGCCTTGAGCTGCGCGAGCTTTTCGAGGCGGCCAGCACCGTAGAGCTCACCGGATTCGGCGAGATCTTTACCCACCCGCAGATCATCGAAATCCTGCGTTTCCTCAAATCGTGCCGCCTGGACGTGCACGGCTCGTCCAACGCCATTGCGCTTAAGCCCGAGATGTCACGCATCATTGTGGCCGAAAAGCTGATGGACGTGCTGTGTTTCAGCATTGACGCAGCCAGCGCGCCGACCTATCGCCGCATCAGACGCGGGGCGACCTGGAAGGAACTGCACCGCAACCTCGGGGCGCTGCGCGAGGCCAAGCAGGAGCTCTCGGCCAAGCTGCCGCTGATCTACTTCAGCTTTGTCGCCATGCGCCGCAACATCGAGGAACTGCCGGACTTCGTGCGCATGGCCTCTGACTACGGCGCGTGCAAGGTGATTGTGCAGCACGTTGTTGAGAACCGCCTTACCGTTGGTCAATCGCTGATCAATTTCCCCGATCTTGCCAACCGCTGTCGCGAACAGGCCGCGCAGGTGGCGGACGAGCTTCGTATCGAGCTTGATATGCGCAACCTCAACCCGGTGGAGACCGGGGAGGCCAACCCGGTCAAGCTGGGCAAGCTGTGGACTCCGCAGAATTTTAAAGAGGCCAATCAGCTGATTAAGAACTGCGAGTTCCCCTGGAAGCATATCTTCCTCAAGAGCAATCAAGACGTGCAGATCTGCGCGATCCTCTGGGAACAAATGGTGATGGGCAACCTACGCGAGACGAGCATCGACAACATCTGGAACGGTAAAAAGTATCGAGAGCTGCGCGATCAGATGGCCTGTACCGACAGCCCCGAGGCCTGCGTGTTCTGCCTGTTCCGCGGCTGGCGCAAACCCACGCCGCTGGACGAGCTGCACAGCGAAATTAAGATGGGGCCGCAGCACGAGGGCCAACTGGGTTTGGGTTGGCACGACCCGGAGCACGATAAAGCGGGACGGCCGTTTCGCTGGATGAGCGGCCCGGCCACCATGTTCCTACGCAATGCCGGCGGACCGATGATCGAGCTCGAGCTCTATCGCTACGAGGCCGCCCCGCTATTGCGCGGCAATTTGCTGATCAACGACATCAACGTCGGACCGATCGACAGCCATGACGTTTACGGCGACACGGTGCGCGTCCCGGTGCCGCCCGGGCTGGGTCCGGTGCTCAAGATCGAGATCGCAATTTCCAAACCTTGGCATTCCCAAGAAGCCGATGGACTCGAGGGGAACCGCTACCTTGGTTTCCTGGCATTTGGCGCAGCCAATGTCGGAGACATCGATCAGCTAAGCAGTCGACTGAAGATGGACGGGAGTGAGTCCGAACAGCTCGGAGTCGGCTGGCTGCCGCACGAGGGACACGGGCGCGATAGCTTTCGCTGGATCGGCGGACATGCCCTAGTCGTAATGCCT of Candidatus Alcyoniella australis contains these proteins:
- a CDS encoding radical SAM protein — encoded protein: MSHRVQEPGQVRFFEDSQLVGEHFQRATPDYPDVIQLEITSVCNLRCVMCPIQLEKRERTADERIISLESLHELRELFENAYEIELTGFGEFLCHPQVIQALRLFRECGLNVHATSNGQLLTEPIANAIIEERLIDLLAFSLDAATKPTHDAIRPGGDFETIIENISRLAELKRDAKTVLPIVHLNFLAMEKNIDELPTFIELASRVGAEQVIVQGLCEDTQASVLSAQGATMIEAYERAAALAAKLGVRLEFWYMPIDAQKISGPTVRKVQVTQPLPGPSRLDCLYPWERVFIKSNLDVQVCATLWEELVMGNLRHSSFEQIWRSEGYRQLRQAMCGTSPPIECARHCTSKARRSPHTIEQLSTFVDLGKIDYDQLGLGFYPREVGDDGRPHRWVKRRSTVFLRNDGSPLLTIDLNVHPAAPELSGSLWINNKSAARFQTKGLWTTPLSFIVPPTDDEVLEIELRFERDVKGGEIDQRAVQLGEANRPLTAMVHRVELKGSIEMIGELIDFNSDPSGLFDLGWYPQEELGDSRGRWTTDRARFALLNNGATHLQLDLCVCGKVPGQKVSVSLCDNLIDEFTVERPGALLRNISLPQCDDKYLVFELRIDPAWNPPLPDTRQLGVFLSGARLARPTLLRRLRSR
- a CDS encoding radical SAM protein codes for the protein MNDERDDRLFFEDTALYREHMSAARLPYPERIQFEVTSECNLRCIMCPITSESDRGRSGESLRYSLEACLELRELFEAASTVELTGFGEIFTHPQIIEILRFLKSCRLDVHGSSNAIALKPEMSRIIVAEKLMDVLCFSIDAASAPTYRRIRRGATWKELHRNLGALREAKQELSAKLPLIYFSFVAMRRNIEELPDFVRMASDYGACKVIVQHVVENRLTVGQSLINFPDLANRCREQAAQVADELRIELDMRNLNPVETGEANPVKLGKLWTPQNFKEANQLIKNCEFPWKHIFLKSNQDVQICAILWEQMVMGNLRETSIDNIWNGKKYRELRDQMACTDSPEACVFCLFRGWRKPTPLDELHSEIKMGPQHEGQLGLGWHDPEHDKAGRPFRWMSGPATMFLRNAGGPMIELELYRYEAAPLLRGNLLINDINVGPIDSHDVYGDTVRVPVPPGLGPVLKIEIAISKPWHSQEADGLEGNRYLGFLAFGAANVGDIDQLSSRLKMDGSESEQLGVGWLPHEGHGRDSFRWIGGHALVVMPENGRKFVLSASLPKGLDRRMLQIFCGSEKIYSGLLEDNGRQQTIKADLPQSEGWRIIRLEVAIPDGNGDRPYGLRIHGMSVEG